Proteins from a genomic interval of Scomber japonicus isolate fScoJap1 chromosome 10, fScoJap1.pri, whole genome shotgun sequence:
- the LOC128366950 gene encoding gastrula zinc finger protein XlCGF28.1-like — protein MTSGQRLRELINERLTAAAEEIFRHFQTTISEYEEEINRQRRLLDIVWKPEIKLHRTELPQQHVCGEEEVLTDQQLCDQERNSSLDQEEPEPPQIKEEQEEPEPPQIKEEQDEPEPPQIKVELCTSLEIEQPVLKEQTETLMLTPTCEESEDQTLDLSPDKTQIDKSTTLKIHNNTLTKKPCFECDTCGKSFVVKSSLCRHLRVHTGEKPYTCNTCGKRFADLTNLKVHMRVHTGEKPYTCNTCEKRFSDLNNLKVHMRVHTGEKPYPCDTCEKRFSQLCSLKVHMRLHTSEKPYPCNICEKRFSVLSALEVHMRVHTGEKPYKCKTCGKSFAVKAHLCGHLRVHTGEKPHTCNTCGKIFSNITNLKLHMRTHTGEKPYPCNTCGKRFSMLNALKVHMRTHTGEKPYPCDTCGKRFSERNKLKRHMTLHTDEKPYNCKTCGEKFRYTTHLTRHMRTHKVGKDSV, from the exons ATGACTTCAGGTCAGCGTTTGAGAGAGTTAATCAACGAGCgactaactgctgctgctgaagaaatattccgacattttcaaacaactatCTCAGAGTACGAAGAAGAGATCAACCGTCAGCGCAGACTGCTGGATATCGTTTGGAAACCTGAAATAAAGTTACACAGAACAG AGCTCCCACAGCAGCATGTctgtggggaggaggaggttctcactgaccagcagctctgtgaccaGGAGAGGAACTCAAGTCTGGACCAAGAGGAACCAGAGCCTCCACAGATTAAAGAGGAACAAGAGGAACCAGAGCCTCCACAGATTAAAGAGGAACAAGACGAACCAGAGCCTCCACAGATTAAAGTGGAACTCTGCACCAGTCTTGAGATAGAACAGCCGGTACTGAAGGAGCAGACAGAAACCTTGATGTTGACTCCTACCTGTGAGGAAAGTGAAGATCAGACTCTGGACTTGAGTCCTGATAAAACTCAGATTGACAAGTCTACCACTTTAAAGATTCACAATAATACTTTGACAAAGAAACCGTGTTTTGaatgtgacacttgtgggaaATCCTTTGTGGTCAAGTCCAGTTTGTGCAGACATCTCAGAGTTCATACAGGTGAAAAGCCGTATACATGTAACACCTGTGGGAAAAGATTCGCTGATCTAACCAACTTAAAAGTGCACATGAGGGTCCATACAGGTGAAAAGCCATATACATGTAACACTTGTGAGAAAAGATTCTCTGATCTAAACAACTTAAAAGTGCACATGAGGGTCCatacaggtgagaagccgtaccCATGTGACACTTGTGAGAAAAGATTCTCTCAGCTGTGCTCATTAAAAGTGCACATGAGACTCCATACAAGTGAGAAGCCGTACCCATGTAACATTTGTGAGAAAAGATTCTCTGTGCTGAGCGCATTAGAAGTGCACATGAGAGTCCatacaggtgagaagccgtacaAATGCAAAACTTGTGGGAAATCATTTGCGGTCAAGGCCCATTTGTGCGGACATCTCAGAGTCCATACTGGTGAAAAGCCACATACATGTAACACCTGTGGGAAAATATTCTCTAATATAACCAACTTAAAATTgcacatgagaacacacacaggtgagaagccgtaccCATGTAACACCTGTGGGAAAAGATTCTCTATGCTGAACGCATTAAAAGTgcacatgagaacacacacaggtgagaagccgtaccCATGTGATACCTGTGGGAAAAGATTTTCTGAGAGGAACAAATTAAAACGACACATGACTCTCCATACAGATGAGAAGCCATACAATTGCAAAACTTGTGGGGAAAAGTTCAGATATACTACCCATTTGACTAGACACATGAGAACACACAAAGTGGGAAAAGATTCTGTCTGA
- the LOC128366609 gene encoding zinc finger protein 239-like → MLTPTCEESEDQTLDLSPDKTQIDKSTTLKIHNNTLTEKPCFECDTCGKSFVVKASLCRHRRVHTGEKPYPCNTCEKKLSTLNALKLHMRLHTGEKPYPCDICEKRFSQLSALKLHMRLHAGEKPYKCNTCGKSFVLKSILCRHLRVHAGEKPYTCNTCGKIFSNISNLKVHMRTHTGERPYPCNTCEKRFSQLCTLKVHMRVHTGEKPYPCDTCEKRFTTVSALKVHMTLHTGEKLYPCNTCEKTFSTPSALKVHMRRHTGEKPYPCDTCGKRFSERGSLKRHMTLHTGEKLYNCKTCGEKFRFVTSLNRHITTHTVGKDSLSKFS, encoded by the exons ATGTTGACTCCTACTTGTGAAGAAAGTGAAGATCAGACTCTGGACTTGAGTCCTGATAAAACTCAGATTGACAAGTCTACCACTTTAAAGATTCACAATAATACTTTGACAGAGAAACCGTGTTTTGaatgtgacacttgtgggaaATCCTTTGTGGTCAAGGCCAGTTTGTGCAGACATCGCAGAGTCCATACAGGTGAAAAGCCGTATCCATGTAACACTTGTGAGAAAAAATTATCTACACTGAACGCATTAAAATTGCACATGAGactccacacaggtgagaagccgtaccCATGTGACATTTGTGAGAAAAGATTCTCTCAGCTGAGCGCATTAAAATTGCACATGAGACTCCATGcaggtgagaagccgtacaAATGCAATACTTGTGGGAAATCATTTGTGCTCAAGTCCATTTTGTGCAGACATCTCAGAGTCCATGCTGGTGAAAAGCCATATACATGTAACACCTGTGGGAAAATATTCTCTAATATAAGCAACTTAAAAGTgcacatgagaacacacacaggtgagaggcCGTACCCATGTAACACCTGTGAGAAAAGATTCTCTCAGCTGTGCACATTAAAAGTGCACATGAGAGTCCatacaggtgagaagccgtaccCATGTGATACCTGTGAGAAAAGATTCACTACGGTGAGCGCATTAAAAGTGCACATGACTCTCCATACAGGTGAGAAGCTGTATCCATGTAACACTTGTGAGAAAACATTCTCTACGCCGAGCGCATTAAAAGTGCACATGAGaagacacacaggtgagaagccgtaccCATGTGATACCTGTGGGAAAAGATTCTCTGAGAGGGGCAGTTTAAAAAGACACATGACTCTCCATACAG GTGAGAAGCTGTACAATTGCAAAACTTGTGGGGAAAAGTTCAGATTTGTTACCAGTTTGAATAGAcacattacaacacacacagtgggaaaagattctttatctaagttttcttaa
- the LOC128366952 gene encoding zinc finger protein 69 homolog: MTSGQRLRELINERLTAAAEEIFRHFQTTISEYEEEINRQRRLLDIVWKPEIKLHRTELPQQHVCEEEEVLTDQQLCDQERNSCLDQEEPEPPQIQEEQEPPQIQEEPAPPQIKEEPCSSLKIEQLILKPETLTLMWTPTCEESEDQTLDLSPDETQIVAEKEQVLSHNSQVAESQDHKGGQHEDSGSTRNAEPKPQKRHQSRENNNTEDKSTTLQIQSNTETQCFKCDTCGKSFKVRANLRRHLRVHTGEKPYTCDTCGRKFSELCALNIHKRVHTGEKPYPCDTCGKRFPLQHTLKVHMRTHTGTALLPQLINAAVAHQAWRLRTPGKLVPGQLAFRQRANQSCVRVSSV, translated from the exons ATGACTTCAGGTCAGCGTTTGAGAGAGTTAATCAACGAGCgactaactgctgctgctgaagaaatattccgacattttcaaacaactatCTCAGAGTACGAAGAAGAGATCAACCGTCAGCGCAGACTGCTGGATATCGTTTGGAAACCTGAAATAAAGTTACACAGAACAG AGCTCCCACAGCAGCAtgtctgtgaggaggaggaggttcttactgaccagcagctctgtgaccaGGAGAGGAACTCATGTCTGGACCAAGAGGAACCAGAGCCTCCACAGATTCAAGAGGAACAAGAGCCTCCACAGATTCAAGAGGAACCAGCGCCTCCACAGATTAAAGAGGAACCCTGCAGCAGTCTGAAGATAGAACAGCTGATACTGAAGCCGGAGACATTAACCTTGATGTGGACTCCTACTTGTGAGGAAAGTGAAGATCAGACTCTGGACTTGAGTCCTGATGAAACTCAGATTGTGGCAGAGAAAGAGCAGGTCCTCTCTCATAACTCTCAAGTAGCTGAGAGCCAAGATCACAAAGGAGGCCAACACGAAGACTCAGGATCAACTAGAAATGCAGAACCAAAACCACAGAAGAGACATCAAAGTAGAGAAAATAACAACACTGAAGACAAGTCTACCACGTTACAGATACAGAGTAATACAGAGacacaatgttttaaatgtgatacTTGTGGCAAATCATTTAAGGTAAGGGCCAATTTGCGCAGACATCTCAGagtccacacag gtgagaagccgtatacatgtgacacttgtgggaGAAAGTTCTCTGAGCTGTGCGCATTAAACATTCACAAGAGagtccacacaggtgagaagccatacccatgtgacacttgtgggaaAAGATTCCCTCTGCAGCACACATTAAAAGTgcacatgagaacacacacag GTACCGCCCTCCTCCCCCAACTGATTAACGCAGCTGTGGCACATCAGGCCTGGCGTTTAAGAACCCCTGGGAAGCTGGTGCCGGGGCAGTTGGCCTTCCGGCAGCGTGCCAATCAGAGCTGTGTGCGCGTGTCCAGTGTCTAG
- the LOC128366954 gene encoding zinc finger protein 37 homolog, producing MTSELPQQHVCEEEEVLTDQQLCDQERNSSLDQEEPEPPQIQEEPEPPQIKEEQEEPEPLEIKEDQEEPEPSEIKEDQEEPEPSEIKEDQEEPDPPEIKEDQEEPEPPQIKEDQEEPEPSEIKEEQEEPEPPQIKEEQEEPCTSLEREQLVLKEETEILMWTPTCEESKDQTLDLSPDETQMAAEEEQVVNVSVQTFKTSKKPEPDSDEQLLSHNSNNLQDHKEGKHEDSGSTRNAEPKPQRRHHSREIHNIEDKSTTLKIQSNTFTGKQCFECDTCGKSFARKSNFNRHLRLHTGEKLYTCGTCQKRFSEMSRLNVHMRTHTGEKPYPCNFCEKRFSMVGTLNRHLRTHTGEKPYSCSTCGRRFREMKAVNRHIRTHTDERPYPCNTCGKKFSQLGKLKVHIRIHTGEKPHPCNTCGRKFYVLSALKRHMGIHTGEKPYPCDTCGKKFTELGKLKVHMMTHTGERPNACDTCGKKFPELWALRRHMRIHTSEKLYNCKTCGREFRYTHHLKMHMRKHMEKDSV from the exons ATGACGTCAG AGCTCCCACAGCAGCAtgtctgtgaggaggaggaggttctcactgaccagcagctctgtgaccaGGAGAGGAACTCAAGTCTGGACCAAGAGGAACCAGAGCCTCCACAGATTCAAGAGGAACCAGAGCCTCCACAGATTAAAGAGGAACAAGAGGAACCAGAGCCTTTAGAAATTAAAGAGGACCAAGAGGAACCAGAGCCTTCAGAAATTAAAGAGGACCAAGAGGAACCAGAGCCTTCAGAAATTAAAGAGGACCAAGAGGAACCAGATCCTCCAGAAATTAAAGAGGACCAAGAGGAACCAGAGCCTCCACAGATTAAAGAGGACCAAGAGGAACCAGAGCCTTCAGAAATTAAAGAGGAACAAGAGGAACCAGAGCCTCCACAGattaaagaggaacaggaggaaccCTGCACCAGTCTGGAGAGAGAACAGCTGGTACtgaaggaggagacagaaaTCTTGATGTGGACTCCTACTTGTGAGGAAAGTAAAGATCAGACTCTGGACTTGAGTCCTGATGAAACTCAAATGGCAGCAGAGGAAGAGCAAGTTGTAAACGTGTCagtacaaacatttaaaacctcTAAGAAACCTGAACCAGACAGTGACGAGCAGCTCCTCTCTCACAACTCTAATAATCTCCAAGATCACAAAGAAGGCAAACATGAAGACTCAGGATCAACTAGAAATGCAGAACCAAAACCACAGAGGAGACATCATAGTAGAGAAATTCACAACATTGAAGACAAGTCTACCACTTTAAAGATTCAGAGTAATACTTTTACAGGGAAACAGTGTTTCGaatgtgacacttgtgggaaATCATTTGCACGCAAGTCCAATTTTAACAGACATCTGAGACTCCATACAGGTGAGAAGCTGTACACATGTGGCACCTGTCAGAAAAGATTCTCTGAGATGAGCAGATTAAACGTgcacatgagaacacacacaggagagaagcCGTACCCATGTAACTTTTGTGAGAAAAGATTCTCTATGGTGGGAACATTAAATCGTCATTTGAGAACACACACTGGTGAGAAGCCGTACTCCTGCAGCACCTGTGGGAGAAGATTTCGCGAAATGAAAGCAGTCAACAGACAtataagaacacacacagatgagaggCCATACCCATGTAACACTTGTGGGAAAAAATTCTCTCAGTTGGGCAAATTAAAAGTGCACATTAGaatccacacaggtgagaaacCGCACCCATGTAACACTTGTGGGAGAAAATTCTATGTGCTCTCAGCATTAAAACGACACATGGGaatccacacaggtgagaagccatatccatgtgacacttgtgggaaGAAATTCACTGAGCTAGGAAAATTAAAAGTGCACATGAtgacacacacaggtgagagacCGAATGcatgtgacacttgtgggaaGAAATTCCCTGAGCTATGGGCATTAAGACGACACATGAGAATCCACACAAGTGAGAAGTTGTACAATTGCAAAACTTGTGGGAGAGAGTTCAGATATACTCATCACTTGAAGATGCACATGAgaaaacacatggaaaaagATTCTGTCTGA